Part of the Actinomycetota bacterium genome, TCGAGACGGTCAGCCTGCTCCAGGTCCGCATCGGGACCGACGCGGTCCGGTCCCTCGTCGACGAGCTCCTGCCGGCGCTGATCGTCGGCTGGGTCGACGCCGAGACCCACGCGGCCGCGCTCGCCCGCGTCGCGGACGGCCCCCGGTCGGTCTCGCTGGTGGACCGGGTGAGCTTCGCGGTTATGCGTCGGCGCGGGATCACCACCGCCTTCGCCTTCGATGAGGACTTCCGCCGGGAGGGCTTCGAGATGGTCCCGGAGAGCTGAGGTGGGCCGCCCGACCGGTCAGGCGGTCGTGCCGCGTCGGGTGCGATCGTGCGGCATCGGTGACCTGCCAGATTCTAGGCCTCGTCGTCGGGCGACGAACGTCGCCCCGCGCGTCGCCACCCGGCAGCCAGCAAAGCGCCACCGAGCGCGAGCAGACCGGTCGCGGCCTGCCCGCCGCCGGTGGCGGGCAGGACCGGTGTGGTCGACCCGCTGGCCGACTGCGCCTGCTGCGCGGTCTTGGTGTCGCTGGTGGTGTCCGGTCCTTCACCCTGGTCGGTGGCCCGCAGGATGTAGATGCCGCGGTTGAGGTCGCTGTTGAACACCAGCAGCTCACCGGTCCTCGGGTGGATGACGGCCTTCGACCCCCAGAACCCGAAGTTGGCCTCCTGCACGCTGTGCGGATCAGCGTCGTTGTCGTCGTCGTGGTCTGTGGCGAGGGGAACGAACCAGGCGACCTCGCGGAACTCCCCATCGGCGCCGTGGGGTTCGAGGACCCGGACGCCGTCGGTGTACCAGGCGAAGTACACCCGCCCGTCGGGCCCCACGATCGGGTTGTGGGCGCTGAAGACGTTCTCGGGTCCCTGACCAGCCACCGTGTCGACGTGGGGTGCCTTGAACGTCGAGACCTCTTTCCAATCAACTGGCTTGGGGCTGGTCGCGTCGACCACGCGCATGAAGCCCCAGGGGTTGACCTCGTCGGGTTCCTGCAGCTGCATGATCACCGTGACGTCGGATCCCAGGGCGCCGATCGAGTCCAGCAGTCGCTCGCCGGGTTCCCTCGCGATCATCATCGCGGGGATCGCGCCGGTGGCCAGCCCGGACGTGGTTCCCTCCGGTTGGTCGTTGACCACGATCAGGCCGGCCGCCCCGGCGGTCTCGGCGATCGTGACCTTCTCCTGGAACAGCGGGCACAGGGTGCCGCCACGGCGGGCGACCGCGATCCAGCCGTCCAGCGTCGCCCCGGTCGTCGCCGCCTGGGTGTAGGAGCACCCGAACCCGTCATCGGAGGCCAGCGCCGGGAACGGTCCGGTGCCCTCTCCGGTCAGGGGTCGCGTGCCGGTGAACTCCGCACCTTGGAACCGCTCACCGTTTCGCACCGCCGCGCCCTCGGGGGCGGAGGCGATGACGGTGAACGGTGCGGGCCCCGGCCCGACGAAGTCCTCGTCGCCGACGACCACCAGGTGTCTCCCACCGATCATCAGCGGGACGGCCGCGTGGGTGTTGCCCTCGTTGTCGGTCCCACCGGGCTGGATCTGGCCGATGAACGCCGGTTCGGTCGGGTCTTGGACGTCCAGCAGGATCAGGCCCGCGTCCCAGAACGACAGGTAGGCGATCTTGCCGTCGTCGCTCACCCACACGTCGTGGAGGTTGCACGACGCCAGGTGCTCGCCCCGCGGCTCGCACAGCTGGTCGAACGTGGGTCCACCTTGGGTCTGGGCGTCGGCAAGGGCCCACTGGGACACCAGTTGGGGGGCGTTGGGATCGGAGATGTCGACGAACTGCACCGTGCCG contains:
- a CDS encoding PIN domain-containing protein, which codes for MTVLVDTSALYALLVATDAAHDVARRAFARHAEPGRLVTHNYVVVETVSLLQVRIGTDAVRSLVDELLPALIVGWVDAETHAAALARVADGPRSVSLVDRVSFAVMRRRGITTAFAFDEDFRREGFEMVPES